A genome region from Christensenella minuta includes the following:
- a CDS encoding Hpt domain-containing protein produces MTIEECYTKLESDYREIVRRLGKEERVKKFLSLFPEDESYPALCAALEEGRGEEAFRAAHSLKGICMNLGIERLYRMADVLTEELRDRKITKKAETLFEQVRKEYVRTVAYIRNLTI; encoded by the coding sequence ATGACGATAGAAGAATGCTATACCAAATTGGAGTCGGACTACAGGGAAATAGTCCGCCGCCTTGGAAAGGAAGAACGTGTGAAAAAATTTTTATCCCTTTTTCCTGAGGATGAGAGCTATCCCGCCCTTTGTGCCGCATTGGAAGAAGGACGGGGAGAAGAGGCGTTCCGGGCGGCCCATTCGCTGAAAGGAATTTGCATGAATCTGGGGATCGAAAGATTATACCGGATGGCGGACGTTCTTACGGAGGAGCTGCGGGACAGGAAGATTACAAAAAAGGCCGAGACGCTTTTTGAACAGGTGCGGAAGGAATATGTGCGAACGGTGGCATATATCCGGAATTTAACAATATAG
- a CDS encoding bifunctional diguanylate cyclase/phosphohydrolase, with protein MKKKKLILIVDDAEMNRAMLADILAAEYEIIEAGDGVEAIEILQRRHYEVSLVLLDIVMPRIDGFEVLAVMNKSGWITQIPVITISSETASSYIDHAYDLGATDYISRPFDEKTVQRRVRNTIMLYSKQKTLEDMVTEQIVEKERNNFLMVEILSNIVEFRNGESGLHVLHIRTLTEMLLRKLAETTDRYSLPAARLALIVNASALHDIGKISIPEEILNKPGRLTPEEFEVMKTHSAIGAQIMEDALQRHHEDLIQVAYNICRWHHERYDGQGYPDGLRGEDIPIEAQVVALADVYDALTSLRVYKPPYSHETALRMILGGECGAFNPLLLQCLQAMGPRLTEELKIRSLDTVSEVNIQELSNQMIADGQVSSRTLSLLEQERTKYQFFASMSKEIQFEYSCRTDILTISEWGAQQLGLGTLIEHPERNVDLQEVLLPEAYQDLKRRLRGASPHYPIVNNIYCLHVKGENRWYKGVARPLWEEEDPEKIIGVIGKFIDVHEEQTKLVKLKRQAAQDSLTELNNHSAARQVICKELAESGKHSAVMLFDLDDFKEANDQYGHMFGDEVLKYVSRKVRKCMRKSDIAARVGGDEFLMYLEYEGDIEGVIRRIFNTLQGRYKTFGISVSMGIALAPENGVEYDVLFHAADQALYAAKKAGKNRYCFYDDSLKGLLSVLSPMDH; from the coding sequence ATGAAAAAGAAAAAATTGATCCTGATCGTGGATGACGCGGAAATGAACCGCGCGATGCTGGCGGATATTCTGGCAGCGGAGTATGAGATCATCGAAGCGGGGGACGGCGTGGAAGCGATTGAGATTCTGCAGCGCAGGCATTACGAGGTGTCTTTGGTTCTGTTGGATATCGTTATGCCCCGGATAGACGGCTTTGAGGTCCTTGCGGTGATGAACAAAAGCGGCTGGATCACCCAGATTCCAGTAATTACGATCTCTTCGGAGACCGCTTCTTCCTACATTGACCACGCCTACGATTTGGGAGCCACCGATTATATCAGCAGGCCCTTTGACGAAAAGACGGTCCAACGGCGGGTCCGTAACACCATTATGCTTTATTCCAAGCAAAAAACGCTTGAAGACATGGTGACGGAGCAGATCGTGGAGAAGGAACGGAACAATTTTCTGATGGTGGAGATATTATCCAATATCGTTGAGTTCCGGAATGGAGAATCGGGCCTGCATGTGCTTCATATCCGCACCCTGACGGAAATGCTGCTCAGAAAGCTGGCGGAAACGACCGACCGGTATTCGCTTCCGGCGGCACGGCTTGCCCTGATCGTCAATGCTTCCGCATTGCACGACATTGGGAAAATTTCGATACCGGAAGAAATACTGAACAAACCCGGACGGCTGACCCCGGAGGAATTCGAGGTCATGAAAACGCACAGCGCCATTGGAGCGCAGATCATGGAGGATGCGCTCCAGCGCCACCATGAGGACTTGATACAGGTAGCTTACAATATTTGCCGGTGGCATCATGAACGGTACGACGGGCAGGGGTATCCCGATGGACTGCGGGGGGAGGATATCCCGATTGAGGCGCAGGTGGTGGCGCTTGCGGACGTATACGACGCACTGACTAGCCTTAGGGTGTATAAGCCGCCTTATTCGCACGAAACTGCCCTGCGGATGATTTTAGGCGGGGAATGCGGCGCGTTTAACCCGCTTTTGCTGCAATGCCTGCAAGCGATGGGGCCGCGCCTGACGGAGGAGCTTAAGATCCGTTCCCTCGATACCGTATCGGAAGTAAATATACAGGAGTTATCCAACCAGATGATTGCGGACGGGCAAGTTTCGAGCCGCACCCTCTCGCTGTTGGAACAGGAGCGGACAAAATACCAGTTTTTTGCCTCTATGTCGAAAGAAATTCAATTCGAGTACAGCTGCAGGACAGATATACTTACTATATCGGAATGGGGCGCGCAGCAGTTAGGCCTCGGGACTCTGATCGAGCATCCGGAACGGAACGTGGACCTGCAAGAGGTTTTGCTGCCGGAGGCCTATCAGGACCTGAAAAGACGCCTGCGCGGCGCTTCGCCGCACTATCCGATTGTAAATAACATCTATTGCCTTCATGTGAAGGGAGAAAACCGCTGGTATAAGGGGGTCGCGCGGCCCCTGTGGGAAGAAGAGGATCCGGAAAAGATAATTGGAGTGATTGGGAAGTTCATTGATGTTCATGAGGAACAGACGAAGCTTGTGAAGCTGAAAAGGCAGGCTGCGCAGGATTCGCTGACCGAGCTTAACAACCATTCGGCCGCCAGACAGGTTATCTGCAAAGAATTGGCGGAGTCCGGAAAGCATTCTGCCGTAATGCTGTTCGATTTGGATGATTTTAAAGAGGCAAACGACCAATACGGACATATGTTCGGCGATGAGGTGCTGAAATATGTATCGAGAAAAGTACGGAAATGTATGCGCAAGAGCGACATCGCCGCGCGTGTCGGAGGAGATGAATTCCTGATGTACCTGGAGTATGAGGGGGATATTGAAGGGGTCATCCGGCGCATATTCAATACCCTACAGGGAAGGTATAAAACATTTGGCATATCTGTCAGCATGGGAATCGCGCTCGCTCCGGAAAATGGAGTGGAATATGATGTGCTGTTCCATGCGGCCGACCAGGCGCTCTATGCGGCAAAGAAAGCGGGAAAGAACCGGTACTGTTTTTACGACGATTCCCTTAAAGGGCTTCTGAGCGTGCTGTCCCCGATGGATCATTGA
- a CDS encoding hybrid sensor histidine kinase/response regulator, with product MKEQKSDIPVKGYEYDTLMNMLHVSVSKHLLDEHFTMVWANDFYYETIGYPKEEYEALFHNRPDLYYAEEPRLWNELVGAVMQAIGEGRNGYSIVTRMRRKGGEYRWIQIAATFVDEYIDGYQVAYSVMTDVDDVMRIKQEQSVTYDNLPGFVAKYKVEKDLHFTLIEANGRFLDFFGKDSWKNEEYSVSRENVERNIKAFEAHREELLAGEPVHFMVNMRSCSGKEAWLQINADCVDWQGGDPVYLVIYIDVTDETELREMQKKLERQAEELRCALRQAEEASRAKSDFFSRMSHDIRTPMNAILGMRDIALAHLDDGEKVRDCLKKIGLSGQHLLGLINDVLDMSKIENGEMVLRSDTVSLPEELENIVTIMQPQFKQKDQKFSIRLKEVVHEQFLSDALRLRQIFLNILSNAYKFTPCGGSITMDVRETVSGQPDVALFTFAITDTGVGMQPEFLTHIFDAFSRERDSRTDKTEGTGLGMAITEKLVELLNGKIEVQSRPQKGTVFCVTLPLKIEEASPCGGTFPNLRVIVADDDVVMCEYTVEMLRHLGIYADWVDCGEKMIQEVREAKRRGEAYDAVILDWKMPGQDGLQTARRIRRICGEVPILIISAYDWSDIEKEAQDVGVSGFLTKPVFASTLCSGLRKYVLGETADGPETKGAGPQRNFSGKRFLLVEDNLLNQEVAVDLLTDAGAEVDIACDGEEGVRVFAGSAEGTYDMVLMDIQMPVMDGYTAAEKIRALGREDAREVPILAMTADAFAEDIAAAKAAEMDGHLAKPLDERTLKREIGKYLLKK from the coding sequence ATGAAGGAACAAAAAAGTGATATCCCGGTCAAGGGCTACGAATACGATACCCTGATGAATATGCTCCATGTCAGCGTGAGCAAGCATTTGCTGGACGAACATTTTACGATGGTTTGGGCGAACGATTTTTATTATGAAACGATAGGTTACCCCAAAGAGGAATATGAGGCGTTATTCCACAACCGTCCTGATCTTTATTATGCGGAGGAACCAAGACTCTGGAATGAGCTTGTTGGCGCCGTGATGCAGGCGATCGGGGAAGGACGGAACGGATACAGCATCGTGACGAGGATGCGGCGGAAAGGCGGGGAATACCGCTGGATACAGATTGCGGCTACCTTTGTGGACGAGTATATCGACGGATACCAGGTGGCCTATTCCGTAATGACGGACGTTGATGATGTGATGCGGATAAAACAGGAGCAGTCGGTCACTTACGACAACCTGCCGGGTTTCGTTGCCAAATACAAAGTGGAGAAAGACCTCCACTTTACCCTGATCGAAGCGAACGGCCGTTTTTTGGATTTTTTCGGCAAGGACAGCTGGAAAAATGAGGAGTATTCCGTATCCCGGGAAAATGTGGAGCGGAACATAAAAGCATTTGAAGCGCACCGCGAGGAACTGCTGGCGGGCGAGCCGGTACATTTTATGGTAAATATGCGCAGCTGCAGCGGGAAGGAAGCGTGGCTCCAGATTAACGCCGATTGCGTCGACTGGCAGGGCGGCGATCCGGTGTATCTCGTTATTTATATTGACGTTACGGACGAGACGGAATTGCGCGAGATGCAGAAAAAACTTGAGAGGCAGGCAGAGGAACTGCGCTGCGCGCTGAGGCAGGCAGAGGAAGCAAGCAGAGCGAAGTCGGATTTCTTTTCCCGGATGTCCCACGATATCCGTACGCCGATGAATGCAATCCTCGGCATGCGCGATATTGCGCTCGCCCATCTTGACGACGGGGAAAAGGTACGGGACTGCCTGAAAAAGATCGGACTGTCCGGCCAGCACCTCTTGGGGCTGATTAACGACGTTCTCGATATGTCTAAAATTGAAAACGGGGAGATGGTATTGCGCAGCGATACGGTATCCCTGCCCGAAGAACTGGAAAATATCGTTACCATTATGCAGCCGCAGTTCAAGCAGAAAGACCAGAAATTTTCCATACGGCTTAAGGAAGTGGTGCATGAGCAATTCCTGAGCGACGCCCTGCGGCTGCGGCAGATTTTCCTGAATATCCTTTCCAACGCATACAAATTTACGCCCTGCGGCGGCAGTATTACAATGGATGTGAGGGAGACGGTCTCTGGGCAGCCGGATGTTGCGCTGTTCACGTTTGCGATTACCGATACGGGCGTCGGTATGCAGCCGGAATTCCTGACGCATATTTTCGACGCTTTCAGCCGCGAGCGGGACAGCCGGACAGACAAGACGGAAGGGACAGGACTTGGCATGGCAATTACCGAAAAACTGGTGGAATTGCTGAACGGTAAAATCGAAGTGCAAAGCAGACCCCAAAAAGGTACGGTTTTTTGCGTGACGCTTCCGCTGAAAATAGAGGAAGCTTCTCCCTGCGGCGGCACTTTCCCGAATCTGCGTGTAATCGTGGCGGACGACGATGTGGTTATGTGTGAGTATACCGTAGAAATGCTTCGCCACCTCGGCATTTATGCAGATTGGGTGGATTGCGGGGAAAAGATGATACAAGAGGTCAGGGAGGCAAAGCGCAGGGGTGAAGCTTATGACGCCGTTATCCTCGATTGGAAAATGCCGGGGCAGGACGGGCTCCAGACGGCGAGGCGGATCCGCAGGATATGCGGAGAGGTCCCCATTTTGATTATTTCAGCGTATGATTGGAGCGATATCGAAAAAGAAGCACAGGATGTAGGGGTGAGCGGTTTTTTGACAAAGCCCGTTTTCGCATCCACGCTGTGCAGTGGACTCCGGAAGTATGTATTGGGTGAAACGGCCGACGGGCCGGAAACGAAAGGGGCAGGCCCGCAAAGGAACTTTTCCGGGAAACGGTTCCTGTTGGTTGAGGATAACCTGCTGAACCAGGAGGTCGCCGTTGATCTTTTGACGGACGCGGGAGCGGAGGTAGACATCGCCTGTGATGGCGAGGAGGGAGTGAGGGTGTTTGCCGGATCGGCGGAAGGGACCTATGATATGGTTCTGATGGATATCCAGATGCCGGTAATGGACGGCTATACGGCGGCGGAAAAAATACGCGCACTTGGGCGGGAAGACGCACGCGAGGTCCCTATTCTGGCTATGACGGCAGATGCTTTTGCAGAAGATATTGCGGCAGCAAAAGCAGCGGAAATGGATGGACACCTGGCAAAGCCGCTTGACGAGAGAACACTGAAAAGAGAGATCGGAAAATACCTCTTAAAAAAGTAA
- a CDS encoding carbohydrate kinase family protein has protein sequence MYDVAAIGEVLIDFTPDGVNDQGIARFARNPGGAPANVLAMNAKLGGRTAFIGKVGRDDFGKFLVDVLKGSGIGTEGVLMDADVNTTIAFVQLNEFGDRSFSFYRKPGADMMLREDELRWDIIADSHIFHYGSISFTDDPCRGAAHAAIRFAKDQGKILSYDPNYRPFLWDEEERAVREILNALPMADILKVSEEEMLLLTGESDLETGARKLREQGPGLVLVSRGEFGSFYCAECGTGQMPAFKVDVVDTTGAGDAFLGAVHYRLRDRDVQDIDRLTKEELDDILDFANAAGGLTATKRGAIPSMPTLEEIAACRKNIPRSTCE, from the coding sequence ATGTATGATGTAGCGGCCATTGGAGAAGTGTTGATCGACTTTACACCCGACGGAGTGAACGATCAGGGAATTGCGCGGTTTGCGCGGAACCCGGGCGGCGCGCCGGCGAATGTGCTTGCCATGAACGCGAAGCTTGGCGGCAGGACGGCCTTTATCGGCAAGGTGGGGCGGGATGACTTCGGAAAATTCCTGGTGGATGTCCTGAAAGGAAGCGGGATCGGAACTGAAGGCGTTTTAATGGATGCGGACGTCAATACAACGATTGCATTCGTCCAACTGAATGAATTCGGCGACAGGTCGTTTAGTTTTTACCGCAAGCCGGGAGCGGATATGATGCTCAGGGAGGACGAACTCCGGTGGGATATCATTGCGGACAGCCATATTTTCCATTATGGATCGATCTCCTTTACGGACGATCCATGCAGGGGCGCGGCACATGCCGCGATCCGATTTGCGAAAGATCAGGGGAAGATACTGAGCTATGACCCTAACTACAGGCCGTTTCTATGGGACGAAGAAGAGCGGGCTGTGAGGGAAATATTAAATGCGCTTCCGATGGCGGATATCCTGAAGGTATCTGAGGAAGAGATGCTGCTCCTTACGGGAGAGAGCGACCTTGAGACTGGCGCGCGAAAGCTGCGGGAACAGGGGCCGGGACTGGTGCTCGTGTCGCGCGGCGAATTCGGGTCCTTCTATTGCGCGGAGTGCGGGACGGGGCAGATGCCGGCCTTCAAAGTTGACGTGGTGGATACCACGGGTGCGGGCGACGCTTTTCTTGGAGCAGTCCATTACCGCCTGAGGGACCGGGATGTACAGGATATCGACCGGCTGACAAAGGAGGAGCTTGACGATATACTCGATTTTGCAAACGCGGCAGGGGGGCTTACAGCCACGAAGCGCGGGGCGATCCCGTCCATGCCTACGCTCGAGGAGATCGCGGCGTGCCGTAAAAATATACCGCGGTCGACATGTGAATAG
- a CDS encoding SDR family NAD(P)-dependent oxidoreductase: protein MEKKIAIVTGGTRGMGQAISIGLARENNIVFALYRSDEKSAQETLEKMRNYSLESDILQCDVSNRSSTERAVREIGDKYGRIDILVNNAGIFDFCFIEDITDEYFDRVFNINFKGQLHMIQACIPYMKKNHYGRIANASSISSTFADCGLIAYAASKAGIDMMTKTAAGELAPYGITVNAYAPGIIHTDMTDSMIVERGDVQVKQIALQRFGNGEDAAALVCFLTSPGAGYITGEIIGVDGGFFKVQNPYRAYEYVKEKEHAGE, encoded by the coding sequence ATGGAAAAGAAAATCGCAATCGTAACGGGTGGTACGCGCGGCATGGGACAGGCCATCAGCATCGGCCTTGCCCGGGAAAATAACATTGTTTTTGCACTATATCGTTCGGATGAAAAAAGTGCGCAGGAAACACTTGAAAAAATGAGAAATTATTCTCTGGAATCAGATATTCTACAATGCGATGTCTCCAATCGCTCCTCTACGGAGCGTGCCGTACGGGAAATAGGAGATAAATACGGCAGAATTGATATTCTGGTGAATAATGCCGGCATCTTTGATTTCTGTTTTATCGAAGACATTACGGACGAATATTTTGACCGCGTGTTTAATATCAATTTTAAAGGACAGCTGCATATGATTCAGGCCTGTATCCCCTATATGAAAAAAAACCATTATGGAAGGATCGCCAATGCTTCCTCTATCTCAAGTACATTCGCCGATTGCGGACTCATCGCTTATGCAGCGAGCAAAGCTGGTATTGACATGATGACGAAAACAGCCGCAGGTGAGCTTGCCCCCTATGGGATCACCGTAAATGCTTACGCCCCGGGCATCATCCATACAGATATGACAGATTCCATGATAGTGGAACGTGGCGACGTTCAGGTAAAGCAAATAGCCCTGCAGCGTTTTGGGAATGGCGAAGATGCGGCTGCGCTTGTTTGTTTCCTGACTTCTCCTGGTGCCGGATATATCACGGGTGAGATCATTGGTGTGGATGGCGGTTTCTTCAAAGTCCAAAATCCATACCGCGCATATGAATATGTAAAGGAGAAAGAACACGCCGGAGAGTAA
- a CDS encoding ROK family transcriptional regulator, with protein sequence MEQGKSGMDIKGMNRKKIYEFLRRSRSVSKQDIVYALQLSLPTVTQNLQELQEKGLLDTAGKIGNTGGRNATAFTFISDAKVAVGIDIQKHRNTIVVVDLDGKVIETLKKKIDFSMTDEYYSKLGEGVREILEKTHTDPQKVLGVGMGVPGLISGDGQEVVYGRILNFTGETCANFSKYIPYRSLLYNDANAAGFAEIWSLHNIKNAFYICLSNNIGGSVLLDNKVYEGDNQRSGEVGHMTVVADGRPCYCGQYGCLETYCSATVLSDTTDGDLGVFFEKLKNGDMESRMLWDSYLRYLSLAVNNLRMLFDCKIIIGGYVGSYIDGYMEQLWEMVRQRNMFEDDPEQFLLPCQYKTEAIAAGAALPFVAEFFEQI encoded by the coding sequence ATGGAGCAAGGGAAGTCCGGAATGGACATTAAGGGGATGAACCGTAAAAAGATATACGAATTTTTGCGAAGAAGCAGGTCGGTGTCTAAACAGGACATTGTCTATGCGCTTCAGCTGAGCCTGCCCACAGTGACGCAGAATTTGCAGGAGCTGCAGGAGAAGGGGCTTCTTGATACGGCGGGAAAGATCGGGAATACGGGAGGCCGGAACGCGACGGCCTTCACCTTTATCAGCGATGCAAAAGTAGCGGTCGGAATTGATATCCAGAAACACCGTAATACGATCGTAGTTGTCGATCTGGATGGCAAGGTGATCGAAACTTTAAAGAAAAAAATAGACTTTTCGATGACGGACGAATATTACAGCAAGCTTGGGGAAGGGGTCAGGGAAATTCTCGAAAAGACCCATACCGATCCGCAGAAAGTGCTGGGCGTTGGGATGGGCGTGCCCGGCCTGATCTCCGGGGATGGGCAGGAAGTCGTTTATGGGCGCATTTTGAACTTTACAGGGGAGACGTGTGCTAATTTTTCCAAATATATCCCTTACCGTTCTCTGCTTTATAACGACGCAAATGCGGCGGGATTTGCAGAAATCTGGTCGCTGCATAATATCAAAAATGCTTTTTATATCTGCCTAAGCAATAATATAGGCGGTTCGGTATTGTTGGACAACAAGGTATATGAAGGAGATAACCAACGCAGTGGAGAAGTTGGGCATATGACTGTAGTGGCGGATGGGCGGCCCTGTTATTGCGGGCAATACGGATGCCTCGAAACCTATTGTTCGGCGACGGTATTATCAGATACGACGGATGGGGACCTGGGCGTCTTTTTTGAAAAATTGAAAAACGGCGATATGGAAAGCAGGATGCTATGGGATTCCTATTTGCGGTATTTGTCGCTGGCAGTCAATAACCTGCGGATGCTGTTCGATTGCAAAATTATTATCGGAGGCTATGTAGGCTCATATATCGACGGTTATATGGAACAGCTTTGGGAAATGGTCCGCCAGCGCAATATGTTTGAGGACGATCCGGAACAGTTTTTATTGCCATGCCAATATAAGACGGAAGCGATCGCCGCAGGCGCGGCGCTGCCTTTTGTTGCAGAATTTTTTGAGCAGATATAA
- a CDS encoding alcohol dehydrogenase catalytic domain-containing protein gives MKKIPETMKALVAYGPGEYKLVTDFPTPDCGPDDIIIKTEGCGICAGDLKCQLGAARFWGDDIQPAYVEPPFIPGHEFLGTVVDKGENVTEYEIGDRLTADQIVPCGECEYCRTGRYWLCEPHNVFGFKNFLNGGMAEYVRYPKTAVLHRVPKGMPLLDALLVEPYGCSKHAVDRAEITNEDFVVISGAGSLGLGMIAYARMKNPAKLVALDILPERLEKAAEFGADVVMNPKGTDVAQKVLEMTGGYGCDVYIEATGHPSSVLQGLKMIRKQGRFIEFSVFAGETSADWSIIGDGKELELRGSQLSPYCFPFVIEHIMNGDLKTAGVVSKTFPLDEWEAAFDCATGKYGDFKIAITF, from the coding sequence ATGAAAAAGATACCTGAGACAATGAAAGCGCTTGTAGCCTATGGACCCGGCGAATATAAATTGGTGACAGACTTTCCCACGCCGGATTGCGGTCCGGACGATATTATCATCAAAACAGAAGGATGCGGAATCTGCGCCGGAGATTTGAAATGTCAGCTTGGCGCCGCGCGATTTTGGGGGGACGATATACAGCCAGCCTATGTGGAGCCTCCATTTATTCCCGGACATGAATTTTTGGGGACCGTGGTAGATAAGGGTGAAAATGTGACGGAGTATGAAATCGGAGACCGGCTAACGGCGGATCAGATCGTCCCGTGCGGAGAATGCGAATACTGCCGGACAGGACGGTATTGGCTATGCGAGCCGCACAATGTATTCGGATTCAAGAATTTTCTCAATGGTGGAATGGCTGAATATGTACGCTATCCAAAGACGGCGGTCTTGCATCGTGTTCCGAAAGGAATGCCCTTGCTTGATGCTTTACTGGTGGAACCCTACGGCTGCTCGAAGCATGCGGTGGACAGGGCGGAAATAACAAACGAAGATTTCGTAGTGATCTCGGGCGCCGGTTCGCTCGGACTCGGGATGATCGCCTATGCAAGGATGAAAAATCCGGCGAAACTCGTCGCGCTTGATATCTTGCCTGAGAGGCTCGAAAAAGCGGCGGAATTCGGCGCTGACGTGGTGATGAACCCCAAAGGAACGGATGTTGCACAAAAAGTGCTTGAGATGACGGGCGGCTATGGCTGCGACGTTTACATCGAGGCGACTGGGCATCCCTCGAGCGTGCTGCAAGGCCTGAAAATGATCAGGAAGCAGGGACGCTTCATTGAATTCAGCGTATTTGCCGGGGAAACATCTGCCGACTGGTCCATCATAGGAGACGGGAAAGAGCTGGAACTCCGCGGCTCACAGCTGAGTCCTTATTGCTTTCCTTTCGTCATCGAACATATTATGAACGGAGACCTGAAAACAGCAGGCGTCGTATCCAAAACCTTTCCGCTGGATGAATGGGAAGCAGCATTTGATTGTGCCACCGGAAAATACGGTGATTTTAAAATCGCCATTACGTTCTGA